A genome region from Geminicoccus roseus DSM 18922 includes the following:
- the pbpC gene encoding penicillin-binding protein 1C: MAMLLGVGLVLDRAFPLPLGRFLDRSSLVVARDGSWLRAFPADDGRWRMLTRPDQVPDLFLDLLVAAEDRRFFLHPGVDPLALGRAFQQWATRGEVVSGGSTLTMQVAKLIDPQPRTLGAKAVEMFRALQLTLHHGRNEVLAMWLTLAPFGGDLEGVRSASLAWFGKEPSMLGPAEIALLVTMPRSPERLRPDRYPAAARAARDGLIARLQVQGALTADTAAAATAMPVPRHRRPLPMRAPHLSERLVARLAPGDDELPTTLDPALQDGVERLLRAAAATLSPPIGAAAVVVEQDSGSVRAWAGSTDYFDRLRHGMVDHVTAVRSPGSTLKPFAYGLAFDRFLAHPATVVHDEPRRFADYAPDNFDDGFSGEVTVAQALQRSLNLPAVTMLERLGPIGFVQALDDAGLPLRLADGQQPGLPVILGGVGVTLLDLVAGYGAIAADGRLRAPRVLSDAPTDAGRPLLSPAAAAALRTILGGVPQASGARPDRVLAYKTGTSFRYKDGWAVGFDGRHVAGVWVGRSDAASCGRACTGQGGAAPLLARIFDLVDPVPLRPPPPGSPFQGAAPASLARLAGPDSPMAGQGPPLRLEFPADGAVLDVAADVPIPLRARGGTVPYRWYVEGRPIAGLPGRRRAAVWREHAPGWSEITVVDAAGRSARARVRLAVPWSGRAVRAHLEFPGGAEHGVPEGVPGQEALQGVVLGGRQDQEGEAR; encoded by the coding sequence ATGGCGATGCTCCTGGGTGTGGGCCTGGTGCTGGACCGGGCCTTTCCTCTGCCGCTCGGCCGGTTCCTCGACCGCTCGTCCCTGGTGGTTGCCCGGGACGGCAGCTGGCTGCGGGCATTCCCCGCCGACGACGGGCGCTGGCGGATGCTGACCAGGCCCGATCAGGTGCCGGACCTGTTCCTGGATCTGCTGGTGGCCGCCGAGGACCGGCGGTTCTTTCTCCATCCGGGTGTCGATCCCCTGGCCCTGGGCCGGGCGTTCCAGCAATGGGCGACACGGGGAGAGGTCGTGTCGGGCGGCTCCACGCTCACCATGCAGGTCGCCAAGCTGATCGACCCGCAGCCGCGGACGCTGGGCGCCAAGGCGGTGGAGATGTTCCGCGCCCTGCAGCTCACGCTGCATCACGGCCGGAACGAGGTGTTGGCGATGTGGCTGACCCTGGCGCCGTTCGGCGGCGACCTGGAAGGCGTGCGCAGCGCTTCCCTGGCATGGTTCGGCAAGGAGCCGTCGATGCTGGGCCCGGCCGAAATCGCCCTCTTGGTGACCATGCCGCGCTCTCCGGAGCGGCTGCGCCCGGATCGGTACCCGGCGGCGGCCCGCGCTGCCCGCGACGGGCTGATCGCCCGCCTGCAGGTCCAGGGAGCGCTGACTGCGGACACCGCCGCCGCAGCGACCGCCATGCCGGTGCCGCGCCATCGCCGGCCCTTGCCGATGCGGGCGCCACATCTGAGCGAGCGGCTGGTGGCGCGACTGGCGCCAGGAGACGATGAGCTTCCCACCACCCTCGATCCGGCCCTGCAGGACGGGGTGGAGCGCCTGCTTCGGGCCGCGGCTGCCACGTTGTCCCCACCGATCGGGGCGGCCGCGGTGGTCGTGGAGCAGGACAGCGGGAGCGTGCGCGCCTGGGCGGGCTCCACGGACTATTTCGACCGCCTTCGCCACGGCATGGTCGACCATGTCACCGCGGTCCGCTCTCCCGGCTCCACCCTGAAACCGTTCGCCTATGGCCTGGCCTTCGACCGGTTCCTCGCCCACCCGGCCACGGTGGTCCACGACGAGCCGCGCCGCTTCGCCGACTACGCGCCGGACAATTTCGACGACGGCTTTTCCGGCGAGGTGACGGTCGCGCAGGCGCTGCAGCGGTCGCTCAATCTTCCGGCGGTGACGATGCTGGAACGGCTCGGGCCGATCGGCTTCGTGCAGGCCCTGGACGATGCCGGGCTGCCGCTGCGCCTGGCAGACGGCCAGCAGCCCGGGTTGCCGGTGATCCTGGGAGGCGTCGGGGTGACGCTGCTCGACCTGGTGGCGGGCTATGGGGCGATCGCCGCCGACGGCCGGCTCCGGGCGCCGCGGGTCCTTTCCGACGCGCCAACCGATGCCGGCCGGCCGCTTCTGTCACCGGCCGCCGCGGCGGCGCTGCGCACGATCCTGGGCGGGGTGCCGCAGGCCTCCGGCGCGCGGCCGGACCGGGTGCTCGCGTACAAGACCGGCACCTCATTTCGCTACAAGGATGGCTGGGCGGTCGGCTTTGACGGGCGTCATGTCGCGGGCGTCTGGGTCGGTCGTTCCGATGCGGCAAGCTGCGGCCGGGCCTGCACCGGCCAAGGCGGCGCCGCGCCATTGCTGGCGCGGATCTTCGATCTGGTTGACCCGGTGCCGCTGCGCCCGCCTCCCCCCGGCAGCCCGTTCCAGGGGGCTGCACCCGCCAGTCTGGCCCGCCTGGCAGGTCCCGACAGTCCCATGGCTGGCCAGGGGCCGCCGCTCCGCCTGGAGTTCCCTGCGGACGGGGCGGTGCTGGACGTGGCCGCGGATGTCCCGATCCCGCTGCGGGCCCGGGGCGGGACCGTCCCCTACCGCTGGTACGTGGAGGGCCGGCCGATTGCCGGCTTGCCCGGGCGCCGCCGGGCTGCGGTCTGGCGGGAGCATGCCCCGGGCTGGAGCGAGATCACCGTGGTGGATGCCGCTGGCCGAAGCGCGCGGGCGAGGGTCCGGCTGGCGGTTCCCTGGTCAGGCCGGGCGGTCCGGGCCCACCTCGAGTTCCCGGGTGGCGCCGAGCATGGCGTCCCAGAAGGCGTCCCGGGCCAGGAAGCTCTCCAGGGTGTCGTCCTGGGTGGCCGCCAGGATCAGGAAGGCGAAGCCCGGTAG
- the mutS gene encoding DNA mismatch repair protein MutS produces the protein MVRDGEASTPMVAQWRRLKEAHPEALLFFRMGDFYELFFADAVAAAPALEVALTRRGKDRGEEVPMCGVPVHAVETYLHRAIRKGFKVAVCEQIEDPAEARKRGGKALVERDVIRLVTPGTLTEDALLDPLQHNWLAAVAIERDRAAIARVDLSTGRFETEALAKDMLAAALARLAPAELLAPTERLQEALFARQLREVTDRVTPIAQVRFDPAVGRRILTSRFGVADLAPFGDFERAEIGAAGALVDYLELTQKSGSFHLAEPVRIDDSTLLQIDPATRRSLELLRGPDGARSGSLLGAVDRTTSAIGARLLARWIAEPAASLEVIRPRTDKVAALVEDDRLRAELRAILAGMPDPERPLARLAAMRGGPRDLLALGDAAERAGRAAIRLQDAPECFAALRKDLAGLEPFARRLLDTLNEPAPSRVDDGGLLRPGVDAEYDRLVSMRDAGRAHLDSFERRLKEETGIGNLKVRHNNMLGWYVEVAAAQEGRVPASFVRRQGLAGAVRFTTPELQALERALGEAAEGAHARERTIYAELCGMALAEAGRLRLAASALAELDVTAGLAQLARDGGWVRPDLVEEPVFAIRGGRHPVVEAALAATGEAFVANDCDLAPDQRLWLLTGPNMAGKSTFLRQNALIVVLAQAGSFVPAEEARIGIVDRLFSRVGAADDLARGRSTFMVEMLETSTILARATERSLVVLDEIGRGTSTWDGLSIAWAVVEHLHDKVRCRGLFATHYHELTHLGASLPRLSLHRVKVKEWQGSIVFLHEIASGVAESSYGIHVAALAGLPKPVLKRARDVLARLERNEARGTAARLADDLPLLALLQEPPDEREEAGPAPDPVRDLLDGVDPDTLAPKAALELIYRLKEAAGSC, from the coding sequence ATGGTGCGGGACGGCGAAGCGTCGACCCCGATGGTCGCGCAATGGCGGCGCCTGAAGGAGGCCCACCCGGAAGCCCTCCTCTTCTTCCGGATGGGCGATTTCTACGAGCTGTTCTTTGCCGATGCGGTGGCGGCGGCCCCGGCGCTGGAAGTGGCCCTCACCCGTCGCGGCAAGGATCGCGGCGAGGAGGTGCCGATGTGCGGCGTGCCGGTGCATGCGGTGGAGACCTATCTGCACCGTGCCATCCGCAAGGGCTTCAAGGTCGCCGTATGCGAGCAGATCGAGGATCCGGCCGAGGCCAGGAAGCGTGGCGGGAAGGCCCTGGTCGAGCGCGACGTGATCCGGCTGGTGACGCCCGGGACCCTAACCGAGGACGCCCTGCTCGATCCGCTGCAGCACAACTGGCTGGCTGCGGTGGCGATCGAGCGGGATCGTGCCGCGATCGCGCGGGTCGACCTGTCGACCGGCCGGTTCGAGACCGAGGCGCTGGCCAAGGACATGCTGGCGGCGGCCCTGGCCCGGCTGGCGCCGGCCGAGCTCCTGGCCCCGACCGAGCGACTCCAGGAGGCCCTGTTCGCCCGCCAGTTGCGCGAGGTGACCGACCGGGTCACACCGATCGCCCAAGTCCGCTTCGATCCTGCCGTGGGCAGACGGATCCTCACGAGCCGGTTCGGTGTCGCCGATCTGGCGCCGTTCGGCGATTTCGAGCGTGCCGAGATCGGGGCTGCCGGCGCGCTGGTGGACTATCTGGAACTCACCCAGAAATCCGGAAGCTTCCATCTGGCCGAGCCGGTCCGCATCGACGACAGCACGCTCCTGCAGATCGATCCGGCCACCCGCCGCTCCCTGGAACTGCTGCGCGGCCCGGACGGAGCGAGGTCCGGCTCGCTCCTGGGCGCCGTTGACCGCACCACCTCGGCCATTGGCGCCCGGTTGCTGGCGCGCTGGATCGCCGAGCCCGCCGCGTCGCTGGAGGTCATCCGCCCGCGGACCGACAAGGTGGCCGCGCTGGTGGAGGATGACCGGCTGCGTGCCGAACTGCGCGCGATCCTGGCCGGGATGCCCGACCCGGAGCGCCCGCTGGCGCGGCTGGCGGCCATGCGGGGCGGGCCCAGGGACCTGCTGGCGCTGGGCGATGCCGCCGAGCGCGCCGGACGGGCGGCCATCCGTCTGCAAGACGCACCGGAGTGCTTCGCCGCCCTGCGGAAGGATCTGGCTGGGCTGGAGCCGTTCGCGCGCCGCCTGCTGGACACGTTGAACGAGCCGGCCCCGTCGCGGGTCGACGACGGTGGCCTGCTGCGCCCGGGCGTGGATGCCGAATACGACCGGCTGGTCTCCATGCGCGATGCCGGGCGGGCGCATCTGGACAGCTTCGAGCGGCGCCTGAAGGAGGAGACCGGGATCGGCAACCTCAAGGTCCGCCACAACAACATGCTGGGCTGGTATGTCGAGGTGGCGGCGGCCCAGGAGGGCAGGGTGCCGGCCAGTTTCGTGCGCCGCCAGGGACTGGCCGGGGCGGTCCGCTTTACCACGCCGGAACTGCAGGCGCTGGAGCGCGCCCTGGGCGAGGCCGCCGAGGGCGCCCATGCCCGCGAGCGGACGATCTATGCGGAGCTGTGCGGCATGGCCCTGGCCGAGGCCGGGCGGCTGCGGCTGGCGGCGAGCGCCCTGGCCGAGCTGGACGTCACTGCCGGGCTGGCGCAGCTCGCCCGGGACGGCGGCTGGGTCCGGCCGGACCTTGTGGAGGAGCCGGTATTCGCCATCCGCGGCGGGCGCCATCCGGTGGTGGAGGCGGCGCTGGCGGCCACTGGCGAAGCGTTTGTCGCCAATGACTGCGATCTCGCCCCGGACCAGCGCCTCTGGCTGCTGACCGGCCCGAACATGGCCGGCAAGAGCACGTTCCTGCGCCAGAACGCGCTGATCGTCGTGCTGGCCCAGGCCGGCTCGTTCGTGCCGGCGGAGGAGGCGCGGATCGGTATCGTCGACCGGCTGTTCTCTCGGGTCGGGGCTGCCGATGACCTCGCGCGCGGCCGCTCGACCTTCATGGTCGAGATGCTGGAGACCTCGACCATCCTGGCGCGGGCCACCGAGCGCAGCCTGGTGGTCCTGGACGAGATCGGCCGCGGCACCTCGACCTGGGACGGGCTGTCGATCGCCTGGGCGGTGGTCGAGCATCTGCACGACAAGGTCCGCTGCCGCGGCCTGTTCGCCACCCACTACCACGAGCTGACCCATCTGGGGGCAAGTCTGCCGCGCCTTTCCCTGCACCGGGTCAAGGTCAAGGAATGGCAGGGCAGCATCGTGTTCCTGCACGAGATCGCGTCGGGCGTCGCCGAAAGTTCCTATGGCATCCACGTGGCGGCCCTGGCGGGCCTGCCCAAGCCGGTCCTCAAGCGTGCACGGGACGTGCTGGCCAGGCTGGAGCGCAACGAGGCCAGGGGCACCGCCGCCCGCCTGGCCGACGACCTGCCGCTCCTGGCGCTCCTGCAGGAACCGCCAGACGAGCGCGAAGAGGCGGGACCGGCGCCGGATCCGGTGCGCGATCTGCTGGATGGTGTCGATCCGGACACGCTGGCGCCCAAGGCGGCGCTCGAGCTGATCTATCGTCTCAAAGAAGCCGCCGGTTCCTGCTAA
- a CDS encoding EF-hand domain-containing protein produces MMKALLASIVLLLPVLSAPVAAAPPTPAAFDRFLRETGPACSLVASRDCFERIFRFVDRNRDGALDRLEMQDLHDHARAWMLENSAQLPAVDRQAAVLTMLAIDFVGLDQLFVSYDADGDGLLTRAEISADITLDERPVPVLVKDPGAVNWDQLLGRLGAGAAVLKNVLPRGRTS; encoded by the coding sequence ATGATGAAAGCCCTGCTCGCCAGCATCGTTCTGCTCCTGCCGGTTCTCTCGGCACCGGTGGCTGCCGCGCCGCCCACGCCTGCGGCCTTCGACCGGTTCCTCCGCGAGACCGGGCCTGCCTGCTCGCTGGTTGCGTCCCGCGACTGCTTCGAGCGCATCTTCCGCTTCGTGGACCGCAACCGCGACGGTGCTCTCGATCGCCTGGAGATGCAGGACCTGCACGACCATGCACGGGCCTGGATGCTGGAAAACTCCGCCCAGCTGCCTGCGGTGGACCGGCAGGCGGCCGTCCTGACCATGCTGGCGATCGACTTTGTCGGGCTCGACCAGCTTTTCGTCAGCTACGACGCGGATGGGGATGGCCTGCTGACCCGGGCCGAGATTTCCGCCGACATCACCCTGGACGAGCGGCCGGTTCCGGTCCTGGTGAAGGATCCGGGAGCGGTGAACTGGGATCAACTGCTCGGGCGGCTGGGCGCGGGCGCCGCCGTCCTGAAGAACGTCCTGCCCAGAGGCAGGACGTCCTGA